Proteins found in one Miscanthus floridulus cultivar M001 chromosome 4, ASM1932011v1, whole genome shotgun sequence genomic segment:
- the LOC136549559 gene encoding protein phosphatase 2C 70-like: MAAPPLVFVAAAAIAALAILVLVVFAFRRWWRRRGQRQRQRRPLQTAAAAPTPVAVQDEDIDRPLLSENRGDHSRQSNSFLRSSVGEPSKIQTNRSNTSPRSHAITDTGRIYPAECCATQGETHVINVENDTSEEFQLGSTLKRTPPPKWPTPDQKHRRRVSGEDNHNGSVSLKDNTYHSILNLEVIAGPSHGISCYRQSSRPSMLPITLGRVPPSDLVFKDSEVSGKHAQINWNAKTLKWELVDMGSLNGTFLNSQSVHHPDAQSRRWGEPAELAHGDIITLGTSSKLSVQISLQNQRVPAGVGMASDPMVARRSGRKLPMEDISFCQCPLQGVEHFGLFGIFDGHGGDGAAKAVSKILPENLGYILSHPETKERVQSCSDASDVLRYAFTLTEDAIDHQYEGCTGTALLIWFDQNKDCFAQCANLGDSACVMSVNGKTIDMTEDHRVASATERARIARTGQPLKDGEVRLNGLNLARMFGDKFLKEQDSRFSSEPYVSQAVRITKACTAFAIIASDGLWDVISTKKAVQLVVEGKERNSGDSTSAAKVANRVLNEARNLRTKDNTSVIFVDFDILRTDLCIAK, translated from the exons ATGGCCGCCCCTCCTCTGGTGTTCGTCGCCGCTGCTGCCATAGCCGCGCTCGccatcctcgtcctcgtcgtctTCGCGTTCCGGCGATGGTGGAGGCGGCgtgggcagcggcagcggcagcgccgCCCGCTCCAGACCGCGGCGGCGGCCCCGACCCCGGTCGCTGTCCAG GATGAGGATATAGATAGGCCTCTTCTTTCTGAAAATCGGGGCGATCACTCTAGACAGAGTAATAGTTTTCTCAGAAGTTCTGTAGGAGAACCTTCGAAGATTCAAACAAATAGGAGTAACACTTCGCCTAGAAGCCATGCAATTACTGATACAGGGAGGATTTATCCTGCTGAATGTTGTGCTACACAAG GAGAAACTCATGTAATCAATGTTGAAAATGATACTTCTGAAGAGTTTCAATTAGGAAGCACACTAAAACGTACACCACCACCAAAATGGCCAACACCTGATCAGAAGCACAGAAGAAGGGTTTCTGGAGAGGATAATCATAATGGAAGTGTTTCTCTGAAGGATAATACATATC ATAGCATCCTGAATTTAGAGGTCATAGCTGGTCCATCTCATGGAATAAGCTGTTATCGGCAGTCAAGTAGACCTTCTATGCTCCCAATAACTCTTGGAAGGGTTCCCCCTAGTGATTTAGTGTTCAAGGACTCTGAAGTATCAGGGAAACATGCTCAGATAAACTGGAATGCAAAG ACATTAAAATGGGAACTTGTGGACATGGGCAGCTTGAATGGAACTTTCTTGAACTCCCAGTCGGTTCACCATCCAGATGCTCAGTCTAGGCGTTGGGGTGAACCTGCTGAACTTGCACATGGTGATATTATAACTCTAGGGACTTCATCTAAACTATCT gttcaaatTTCACTGCAAAATCAACGAGTTCCTGCTGGTGTTGGTATGGCATCCGATCCAATGGTGGCACGTAGAAGTGGAAGGAAACTTCCAATGGAAGACATAAGCTTTTGCCAGTGTCCTCTGCAGGGTGTTGAACAT TTTGGGCTCTTTGGTATTTTTGATGGACATGGTGGGGATGGAGCTGCCAAAGCTGTCAGCAA GATTCTTCCAGAAAATCTGGGATACATTTTGTCTCATCCTGAAACAAAAGAACGAGTGCAATCATGTTCTGATGCTTCTGATGTTCTTAGATATGCTTTTACTTTGACAGAAGACGCAATCGATCATCAGTATGAG GGATGTACAGGCACAGCACTTCTTATTTGGTTTGATCAGAATAAAGATTGTTTTGCCCAGTGTGCTAATCTTGGCGATTCTGCTTGTGTAATGAG TGTCAATGGAAAGACGATTGATATGACTGAAGATCATCGAGTAGCTAGTGCAACTGAAAGAGCTAGGATAGCAAGAACTGGGCAGCCCCTGAAAGATGGGGAAGTTCGTCTTAATG GACTAAATCTTGCTAGGATGTTTGGAGACAAGTTTCTTAAGGAGCAAGACTCACGCTTCAGCTCAGAACCATATGTGAGCCAAGCTGTTCGTATCACCAAAGCATGCACCGCTTTTGCCATTATTGCTAG TGATGGGCTCTGGGATGTCATCAGCACTAAAAAGGCGGTACAGCTTGTTGTTGAG GGAAAGGAGAGGAACTCTGGTGACAGCACCTCAGCGGCTAAAGTAGCCAACCGTGTATTGAACGAAGCTAGGAATTTGAGAACCAAGGACAACACATCCGTGATATTTGTAGATTTTGACATTCTGAGAACAGACCTTTGTATCGCCAAATGA